The nucleotide sequence CGGGCACGGAAAACCTTCCCTTCAAGACCATCTCTAAGGCGGCTTCTGTCGTTGATATGTACGATACAGTCATTATCGGTGCTGGGACATATCGTGAACAGGTACCCCTTGTGCGGCATGGGCACCTATATATCCCTGAAAGTTTGATTACCTTCAAGGCTGTTCCTGGCACAGAAGTTTATCTGAAGGGCTCAGATGTTTTTGATACCGAGTGGCAAGCTATTGGCCGTGGTGTCTACAAAGCAAAACTGCCGAAATTCCTGTTTGAGCAGGGGACTTACAATCCCTACGAGTTGAGCGGTGTGATAGATGAACCGGGGAAAGTTAGACCTGTTAAAGGAGAAAGATTGCAGGAAACACTCGGACAGATTTACGTA is from bacterium and encodes:
- a CDS encoding DUF1565 domain-containing protein; protein product: MLKKRKYFPNAPESMGKKYYVAQHHPKAADTNPGTENLPFKTISKAASVVDMYDTVIIGAGTYREQVPLVRHGHLYIPESLITFKAVPGTEVYLKGSDVFDTEWQAIGRGVYKAKLPKFLFEQGTYNPYELSGVIDEPGKVRPVKGERLQETLGQIYVDGEALEQSDSLQSVKNTPGSFVVSADGKEVFVH